A region from the Metarhizium brunneum chromosome 7, complete sequence genome encodes:
- the YPS3_1 gene encoding Aspartic proteinase yapsin-3 — protein MGVYETLFLLFASQALAAPVDGQEGTKNAAGQNGVLHLPLVHFAKEVDVRNIEKRGFSTPLDYFKYDGKNAVTAVGIVLDVGTPPQKVILEPDTGSSKFWVLGLKPGDTRGNEPSAYFDQKQSQSLQDMNKEDGAAYGSGERVTYNMVTDKVSFEGKSLDQMKFGVGNLTAPHTSLGRLVGVMGLIPDPNVKDFILDKVLEKNLVKSRAFSLGVREKGKGALAFGGYDTKKFSGPLEKLPIQPAKKTGTTSQYIVEVQSVLFNNGTGNSAVAMDKGDIENGKPLTMGIDSGAPALGISMALGRLLMERTGAKFKLDPRVLEFACDVVDAKASFDFKMSDKTVISIPLSDFVRSRIDNDKTCQLAVQPFEGPADLWIGGHFLRRALVVYDPDNKNVYVARGADCGSNLVAIDGKMPDAAVIGECKEEAPVSNAPTDEPPNTQPVLDEDDIRDA, from the exons ATGGGTGTATACGAAACTTTGTTCTTGTTATTTGCGTCTCAGGCGTTGGCCGCGCCTGTAGATGGCCAAGAGGGTACAAAGAATGCCGCCGGCCAGAATGGCGTCCTGCACCTGCCTTTGGTCCACTTCGCAAAAGAAGTCGATGTCAGAAATATTGAGAAGCGTGGATTCTCGACTCCCCTTGACTATTTCAAATATGATGGAAAGAACGCAGTCACGGCTGTAGGCATCGTTTTGGACGTCGGGACACCGCCGCAAAAGGTCATCTTGGAACCAGACACCGGATCGTCCAAGTTTTGGGTACTCGGTCTAAAGCCTGGCGATACTCGCGGGAATGAGCCGTCTGCTTATTTTGATCAAAAACAAAGCCAGTCTTTGCAAGACATGAACAAAGAGGATGGGGCAGCTTATGGTTCAGGCGAGCGTGTTACTTATAATATGGTTACTGATAAAGTCTCTTTTGAAG GTAAATCCTTAGACCAGATGAAATTCGGTGTGGGCAACTTGACCGCTCCTCACACAAGTTTGGGACGACTTGTCGGCGTAATGGGCTTAATACCCGACCCCAATGTTAAAGATTTTATTCTTGACAAGGTCCTAGAGAAGAACTTGGTCAAGTCTCGAGCCTTCAGCCTTGGCGTTCGCGAAAAGGGTAAAGGGGCTCTCGCCTTTGGCGGATATGACACTAAAAAGTTCTCTGGTCCTCTTGAGAAGTTGCCCATTCAGCCAGCCAAAAAGACAGGGACAACGAGCCA ATATATTGTCGAAGTCCAATCTGTACTATTCAACAACGGTACTGGCAATAGTGCAGTCGCGATGGACAAAGGGGACATTGAAAACGGCAAGCCGTTAACTATGGGCATCGATTCCGGAGCCCCAGCTTTGGGGATTTCTATGGCACTGGGGAGACTCCTTATGGAAAGGACGGGGGCCAAGTTTAAACTCGATCCCCGAGTTCTCGAGTTCGCATGCGATGTAGTCGACGCCAAAGCTTCGTTTGATTTCAAGATGAGTGATAAGACGGTCATTTCGATCCCTCTTTCGGATTTCGTTAGGAGCCGAATTGACAATGACAAAACTTGCCAATTGGCTGTTCAACCCTTCGAGGGTCCTGCTG ACCTTTGGATTGGCGGACACTTTTTACGCAGGGCTCTGGTTGTTTATGATCCGGATAATAAAAACGTCTACGTCGCTCGAGGGGCGGATTGTGGCTCGAACCTTGTGGCTATTGATGGTAAAATGCCAGACGCTGCGGTAATTGGCGAGTGTAAGGAAGAGGCTCCGGTCTCCAACGCACCAACGGACGAGCCTCCAAATACGCAGCCGGTCCTCGACGAGGATGATATTCGAGATGCCTGA
- the alkbh8 gene encoding Alkylated DNA repair protein alkB 8, with the protein MGELPSEPPGLLMEQDFISPEAERELLKVFAHLEWPTLPGRRSLHYGYTFSYKTFGIDRDIPFRAFPDWLVPLLPQRENRPPDQVCLQHYPPGAGIPPHVDTHSAYDQLYSLSLGSPVCMQFRDGDSGHKVEVDLPPRSLVQLGGDSRLHWTHGIRARKTDTLPDGTVRPRQDRWSITYRWLREGATCECGNEKLCDTAQSRRGIERAYRWQKTSADDAGNKTS; encoded by the coding sequence ATGGGGGAACTTCCTTCTGAACCTCCAGGGCTTCTGATGGAACAAGACTTCATTTCGCCCGAAGCCGAACGTGAACTGTTAAAGGTTTTCGCACATCTCGAGTGGCCAACATTGCCCGGTCGCCGGTCTCTTCACTACGGCTACACCTTCAGTTACAAGACGTTTGGGATTGACCGCGATATCCCCTTCAGAGCGTTTCCCGACTGGCTAgtcccgctgctgccgcagAGAGAGAACAGGCCGCCCGACCAGGTGTGCTTGCAGCATTACCCCCCCGGGGCCGGGATCCCGCCTCACGTCGACACACACAGCGCATACGACCAGCTCTATTCGCTGTCGCTGGGCTCCCCGGTGTGCATGCAATTTCGCGACGGCGACTCGGGCCACAAGGTCGAGGTGGACTTGCCACCGAGGAGCCTGGTACAGCTCGGTGGCGATTCACGACTGCACTGGACGCATGGTATAAGAGCCCGCAAGACGGACACGCTGCCTGATGGGACGGTACGGCCGAGGCAGGATCGCTGGAGCATCACGTATCGGTGGTTGCGGGAAGGGGCCACGTGTGAATGCGGAAATGAAAAGCTGTGCGATACTGCGCAAAGCCGACGGGGCATCGAAAGAGCATACAGATGGCAGAAGACGAGTGCTGACGACGCTGGAAATAAGACCAGTTGA
- the Tf2-12_16 gene encoding Transposon Tf2-12 polyprotein, whose product MAPRETTTASGSNETREGPTTISAHDMLAEIIRLRERVQQMEEERQEQATTAATIKKDLGEILRPRAPGPYDGSPGALQGFLTQLRAYHRQFPTKMEESSAKVLHAGGCMTGVALAWFEPIMRDYLNKEKDDREEETNTIFESYDEFEKAIKKAFGTVDEARAAEYYIDGLKQKGSASDYAARFRQLASQLDWEDEPLMSAFYKGLKEEVKDELYRENRPDNLSDYIAMAVRIDDRQYQRRIQKKQGKGTWSPAKGKSYQANQRRKRDEPIAYGHTLNPGRMELDATKKDDKKEKKCYNCGKPGHFANKCKKPRKEWKPVPEGGKKQLNSTNQQKIEVTESEVEHKNLNWTFCYDDNCYVHMSSKQERGWFPKEPRKPKKKIMNFIGNGLQVAKQLVQEDLDEQSMEKRTLAMTGRKELHEPKSPEYLDEDSHQEILDWVRQQAEARKNRREQQYREEQDAQILTTFDEPEDRVREMSVDDDNAILDTPEASEDERSEEETPARLTATQEQAVQRYFPAPTGKHFAIPILAVDTTTAMENQTLWFPEGEKEDDPRLSPRHAEHTRLAWASCAFAMCQAHFQTKARLDAFPIRMKGYPIKAPYFRWELLEWRVKIINNDQTMILEPDSNTPIKCRAHTDPTDNGRSDKMVLDAEVMGHRVRILVDSGAMGNYISPRVVNRYQLPWKHKEAPYELTDIEGKLFAYNDGIINQETDHLEVQIQSHSEVIQLDVMDVSEHDLVLGYPWLWESNPLINWRTGQLKWNETSGQQNQQNSEERTKFRHNLAHEQSSEEKEPSSKLSKDQRQQTSGRKAVKTIGSTVTTSTALQTGIRTTISNKKTKAKIRKVIATLRKDLANTNKKLEGEKRNENDKDDKSPITKEERLKNIPKEYRKYEKLFAEELETGLPEHSQWDHQIELIDGKSTTFHKIYNLNARELETLREYIDEMLAKGYIRASTSEAGYPVMFVPKKNGKLRLVVDYRRLNAITMKDRTPLPLISELRDRLHGMNWFTALDLKGAYNLIRIKKGHEWKTAFRTKFGLFEYLVMPFGLTNAPATFQRMINSVLRKYLDNFVVVYLDDILIFSKTLEDHKRHVHKVLQALQDAKLLVEPAKSKFHTQEVDFLGHTIRPNEIRMEKTKIEAVRNWPTPKNVKDIQSFRGFANYYRRFIKSYGEIAAPLDELTKKDKQWNWNDEAQCAFDKIKELITSEPVLRTFDPEKETELETDSSDFALGAQVGQRDDDGKLHPIAFYSKKLHGAELNYPIYDKEFLAIINAFKEFRHYLMGSKHKVKVYTDHKNISHFATTQQLNGRQIRWAEYLSEFDYEIIHRKGSENGRADALSRRSDYDTGVPTATGPLLEINKNGNFQQKQLNAILKVQKEDPVYGKIHQWATDNIQHIGDVPTGCTCHPGGVPMYGEKIWIPPELQEECIKEMHEHPVYGHQGIRKTLDKIRRQYDFSGIKKMVEKVVNECIQCGKSKASRHKPYGELQPLPVPTRPWESIAFDHITKLPMSKEPMTNVEYDSIFVVTDRLTKYGYFLPYREASNAEELAYVFLRTIASNHGLPEEIISDRGSTFTSKFWQALMAQLGTNHKLSTAYHPQTDGQTERLNQTLEQYLRCYINHQQDDWVKWLPTAQLAYNSSISESTKQTPAYANYGFNPEVFRTQREGPQAERAMLQADELKRLHEEMRHELEFVRNRMAQYHNRKRSKGPIFGEGDMVYLLRRNIKTTRPSDKLDYKKLGPFAIKKRISTNNYELSLPKTMRNHPIVHISLLEKAPNNAPAEEDIEVMNETEYEVERILDMRTRNKTRQYLIKWKSYGDEENTWEPTEHLKNCQHLLRQYHQQHSTRHPQTQRSNPTRQ is encoded by the exons atggcaccacgcgagactaccaccgcatctggatccaatgaaacccgagagggaccaaccaccatctctgctcacgacatgcttgctgagatcatacgccttcgggaacgggtccaacagatggaagaagaacggcaggaacaagccacgactgcggccacaattaaaaaggacttgggagaaatccttagacccagggcaccaggaccgtacgacggatccccgggtgcgcttcaaggattcctcactcaactcagggcttaccaccgacaattcccgaccaaaatggaagaatcctctgccaaggtactgcacgcaggagggtgtatgacgggagtggcactcgcatggtttgaacccattatgagggactaccttaacaaagaaaaagacgaccgcgaagaagaaaccaacaccattttcgaaagttacgatgaattcgaaaaagctatcaaaaaggcctttggaacagttgacgaagctagggctgctgagtactacatcgacgggctcaagcagaagggatcggcatccgattatgccgctcgcttcagacaacttgcatctcagcttgactgggaggacgaacctcttatgtcagctttctataaaggacttaaggaagaagtcaaagatgaactctacagggagaacagaccagacaacttatcggactacatcgctatggcggtacgaatcgacgacagacagtatcagcgacgcatacagaagaaacagggtaaaggaacctggagccctgccaaagggaagagttaccaagccaatcaacgcagaaagcgtgacgaacctattgcctatggtcacactcttaaccctggacgaatggagcttgacgctaccaagaaagacgacaaaaaggaaaagaaatgctacaactgcggaaaaccaggacatttcgccaataaatgcaagaaacccaggaaagaatggaagccagtaccagaaggaggtaagaaacaactcaattctactaaccaacagaaaatcgaagttaccgaatcagaggtggaacataagaacctcaactggaccttctgctatgacgacaactgctacgttcacatgagcagcaaacaagaaagaggatggtttccaaaagaaccaagaaaaccaaagaagaaaattatgaacttcataggaaacggactgcaagtagccaaacaactggtacaagaagacctggacgaacaatcaatggaaaagagaacgcttgcaatgacgggacgaaaggaactccatgaaccaaaatcgccagaatatttggacgaagactcgcaccaagaaattctcgattgggtgcgacaacaagcagaagcaaggaagaatcgaagggaacaacaatatagggaggagcaagacgcacaaatcctcaccaccttcgacgaaccggaagatagagtaagggaaatgagcgtcgatgacgacaacgcaatcctagatactccagaagcgtccgaagacgaacgaagcgaggaagaaacgcctgcaaggctgacagccacacaagaacaagctgtacagcgatatttccccgcaccaacaggaaaacatttcgcaattcctattctagcagtggacaccaccacggcaatggaaaaccagacactatggtttccggaaggagagaaggaagacgatcctagactctcaccaagacacgcggaacatacacgtttagcatgggcatcatgcgcgtttgcaatgtgccaggcacactttcaaaccaaggcacgattggatgcgtttccgatcaggatgaaaggatatccgatcaaagcaccatacttcagatgggaactcctagaatggagagtgaagataatcaataacgatcaaacgatgatcttggaacccgattcaaacacacccatcaaatgccgagctcatacagatcctacggac aacggacgaagcgacaaaatggtattagacgccgaagtcatgggacatcgcgttcgcatacttgtggacagtggcgcgatgggcaactatatctcacccagagttgtgaatcgttaccaactaccgtggaaacacaaagaggcaccatacgagttaactgatatcgaaggaaaactttttgcctataatgacggaatcattaaccaagagactgatcatctcgaagtacagattcaaagtcattcagaagtgattcaactcgatgttatggacgtatcggaacacgacctagtgttagggtacccatggttatgggagagtaacccactgatcaactggaggacaggccaactgaagtggaacgagacttcaggccaacagaatcagcagaattcggaagaaagaacgaaatttcgtcataacttagctcatgaacagagttctgaagaaaaagaaccttcaagcaagttatccaaggaccaacgacaacaaacaagcggcagaaaagcagtcaaaacaattggatccaccgtaacgacctcgacggcgctacaaaccgggatacgaacaacaataagcaacaagaagacaaaagccaagatccgaaaggttattgccaccttaaggaaagacctcgcgaacacaaacaagaaactcgaaggagaaaagaggaacgagaacgataaagacgacaaaagcccaataacgaaagaagaaagactcaagaatatccctaaggaataccggaaatacgaaaaattattcgcagaagaattagaaaccggattaccagaacacagccaatgggatcatcagattgaattgatagacggaaagtcgacaacattccataagatttacaacttaaacgcaagagaactcgaaacactacgggagtacatcgacgagatgttagcgaaaggctacatcagagcatccacatcagaagctggatacccagttatgtttgttccaaagaaaaacgggaaactgcggttagtagtggactatcggcgattgaacgcgattaccatgaaggatcgaacaccgttgccactaatatcggaactacgggaccgattgcacggaatgaattggttcaccgctttggacctgaagggagcatacaatttgattcgaataaagaaaggccatgaatggaagacagcctttagaacgaagttcggactattcgaatacctggtaatgccattcgggcttaccaacgcaccagcgacattccaacgaatgatcaacagcgtactacgaaaatatttggacaattttgtggtagtgtatctggacgatatactgatcttctcaaaaaccctggaagaccacaaaagacatgtacacaaggtactacaagcgctacaagacgcgaagttactagtggaaccagcaaaaagcaaattccatacccaggaagtagacttcctaggacacacgatacgaccaaacgagatacgaatggaaaagacaaagattgaggcagtaaggaactggccaacaccgaagaatgtcaaggacatacaaagctttagaggctttgcgaactattacaggagattcatcaagagctacggcgaaatcgcagcacccttggatgaactcaccaagaaggataagcagtggaattggaacgatgaggcgcaatgtgcctttgacaagatcaaagaactcatcacatccgaacctgttttgagaaccttcgacccagaaaaagaaacggaactagaaaccgactcatcagactttgctctaggagcacaagttggacaaagagacgatgacggaaaactacaccctattgcgttctactcgaagaaacttcatggagcagaactcaactaccccatctacgacaaagaattcctagcaatcatcaatgctttcaaggaatttagacactatctcatgggaagcaaacacaaagttaaggtgtataccgatcataagaacatctctcattttgcgacgacgcaacaattgaatggacgacaaattcgatgggccgaatatctttcagaattcgactacgaaatcatccatcgaaaaggatccgagaacggacgagcagacgctctaagtcgaagaagcgactacgatacaggagtacctacagcaacaggaccactccttgagatcaataaaaatggcaatttccagcagaaacaactgaatgccatattgaaagtacagaaagaagacccagtatacggcaaaatacaccaatgggcaacagacaatatacaacacattggggacgtaccgacgggatgcacatgccacccaggaggagtaccaatgtatggagagaaaatctggataccaccagaattacaagaagaatgcatcaaagaaatgcatgaacatccagtctacggacatcaaggaatccgcaagacactggataagatacgacgacaatacgatttctcaggaatcaagaaaatggtcgaaaaggttgtcaacgaatgcatacaatgcggaaaaagtaaggcttcacgacataagccatacggagaactgcaaccattaccagtaccaacacgaccatgggaatcgatagctttcgatcatattacgaagctaccaatgtcaaaagaaccaatgaccaacgtggaatatgacagcatattcgtggtcacggatagactcacaaaatacggatactttttaccgtacagagaagcaagcaatgcagaagaacttgcatatgtgttcttacgaacaatagcaagtaaccatggactgccagaagaaatcatatcggacagaggaagtacatttacttctaagttttggcaagcacttatggcacaacttggaacgaatcacaagttaagcaccgcataccatccacagacagatggacagacggaaagattgaaccagacgcttgaacagtatctacgatgttacatcaatcatcaacaggacgattgggttaaatggttacctacagcgcaattggcttacaatagctcgatatcagaatcgacaaagcaaacaccagcctacgccaattacggatttaatcccgaagtatttcgaacacagcgcgaaggaccgcaagcagaacgagcgatgctgcaagcagatgaactgaagagattgcacgaagaaatgcgacacgaattggaattcgtacgaaacagaatggcacaataccataatcgtaaaagatcgaagggaccaatctttggggagggagacatggtctacctactccgacgaaacatcaaaacaacgcgaccaagcgacaaattggactacaaaaaattaggaccattcgctatcaagaaaagaatatcgacaaacaactacgaactttcattaccaaagactatgaggaatcatcctatagtacacatttcacttcttgagaaagcaccaaacaatgcaccagcagaagaagacatcgaagtcatgaacgaaacggaatatgaagtagaacggatcttagacatgaggacaagaaacaaaacacgccaatatctcattaaatggaaaagctatggagacgaggaaaacacatgggaacctacggagcacctgaagaattgccagcacctattacggcagtatcaccagcagcattcaacaaggcatccccaaacacagcgttccaatccaacacgtcaatag